AGCGCCTCGACCGCCGCGACGATAACTTCAAAAACCAACACCTCCGACAGCCTCATGTTCTACAAGGCTGACTTCCATATCTGGCGCTACCCCGTGATCGCCCCCGCGCCGACGGGGCTCTTCGGAGCGGCCATCAACGGCACGATCTCCGGAACGGAGGACGGGACGCAGTATTTCACCTACACGATGTCGGACGAGCCGACGCGCGTGCAGGGAGACGCGGGACAGAGCTCGCAGTTTGACGACTACAACCCCATCCACGAGGAGGGCAACCTATTCTCATATCCGACGACGATAGAGGGCACCCCCGGCTACGCGGATAAACAGGTGGACCTTTCGCTCGCGCTCGAAAAGACGCTTGGCGGCGACTACACGGAGGAGCTCACCTTCTCCCAGCAGGTGACGGATATCACAAGTCTCAAGACTATCGCGAAGGACCAGCGAAACGGGAGCCTGTCGCTCAGCCTCGGGTGGCCCAAAATCGTCGCAGGCTCTCTCTCCGTGAACAGTATGAAAGGGCAGGAGATCGGGGACAGCAGCTCTTTCACCAAGTCCTACCAGTTGTCGGAAGGGTTTAAGGCCGACTTCGCCTCACCAAAGCTGGGATTCAATGCCGACTACGTGTCCTATCTCATGAAGATGCGGGCCTACGCCGACGCCGCTGGCGTGATGAACATGGCCTTCGCGGTCGACCTCGCGGACGACCCTACTGCCTGGCTCTGGCGTACCACGGGAAACGGCTCCGTCTACACGCAGAAACCGGACCCCTCGTTAATACTCCCCACCCGTTACAGCCGCTACAAGGACAGCGAAGATCTGATCAAGTGGACCGTCAATCTCGATGAACGCTCCGCGACACAGATACGCGGCATCCGGTTCTACGACAACGACAATCTGGCCGAAACGACCTCATCGCTGCGGCGGGGCGGGAACTACGCGATCAGCATACCCATATATAACGCTAGCTTCGTCGACGCTGGGAACGTCACAGTAGAGATGGGATATACCGACGAGAGCGGCGCGAAACAGAGCATCGGCCGCCGCACAGCCGCGCTGAAGGGCTGGAGGGAGAATACGGAGGACAACAAGGCCGTGGTCTCCTTCGACTGGACCGTTCCCGCCGGCATGACTGAGGGTAACTATGATTTTTACTTCCAGATCGACCCGGACAACGAAATCGACGAAATTCACAAAAATTGGAACGCCACCTCCGGCGACGCGAACTATGACCCCGGCGGCAACAACAAGGGACGTTATCCCTTCGCCGTGACATCGGGTGAAGCCAATTCGAACGCGGCTGCCGACGCGATAGCGGCGGAGGCCTTCTCGATAATGGTCGACGGCATGAGTTTCACCGAATTCCGCGACTCGCTTGCCGACAAAACGGAGGACTTCCGCGCCTACGGGACGGTGGCCTTCAGCGGAGACAGGCCGCTGCACAACGTCTACGTAGAGTTAATAGCGCGCGATATAAAGGGCGGAGCACAGCATGAGCGGCTCGTCGCCAACCGCTACATCCCGGCGGTCTTCCCCGGCGCCGCGAGGGACTTCTCCTTCCTCGTCTCGCCGTCGGAGCTGAAAGGACTCCGCCTGACGGTCGCAATCCGCTGCGACGAGGGCTACATCTCCTTCGAGAAGAAGCCAAGCGGAGGCGGCAGCGGCGGCGGCTGCAATACCGGCTGGGGCGCGGCGGCGCTGCTCCTGGCCTTGGCGCTTCTCTTCCGGCCGCGGCGGCGGACTGATTAGAGGCGAAGCGGCAGAAGTTTTGCCGGACCACTGACAGGATAAATACCGGCAGAGGCGCGGCCGCAGGGGCAGCCCGCGGGCGCGCCTTTATATTCGCGCCGCCACATGAGGGAGAATCGGTGCTTTTTCCCCTGGACAGAGAAGGAAACAAACAGCGATTTAGCTTCTACCCTATCGATGATAAACGGAAGTTTTTTCTTAAAGCCTTCCTCTATGAGGAAGGTGGATCGCCGCCGCCTTTGCGACGAGACGGAAGGAGTGTTGCTCTGTATGGCGCGGGAACCGCGCCATACAGAGCCCGCGGCAAAAGCCGCGGAAGAACCTAAGGTCAACTCTCCCTCAGTCCCTACGGGACAGCTCTGATGTAACTACCAGCCGAATCGCACGAAATCAAAGATTTCGGCTCTCTGGCCGCCTCAGAGAGGGCGCCAAAATCTTTGGTAAACCGCTGTTTATCTTTTACCCTATCGATAGATAAACCGGCGTTTAGGTACGCAGACCGCAACACCATGAAAAGTATGTATAATATACGTAATTTCGCATTGACATTATATTCAGATCACACACAGAAATGTTGCAAAAAAGCGCGGTCATGGCATAATTGTAAAAAATATAAATAGCAAAGGGGAGGCATATATATCATGTTTTTAAGCGAAAAAATCGGCTATGGCGCATACGCCCCCGGCCGGGACAGTCTTTTTGACACACACAGGAAGAGAAAAATTCAAGACGATATACCTCCCGTATACTCTGGGAGTATCTTTGACATGCGCGGAGAGGGAAAGTTTCTCCGGCGCCTCTTAGGGACGTTCTGCCTGTTCTTTATCATCGTCACCGCCGCCGGTGCCGATCCGGTGAAGATCAACGGCAAAAAGCTGGACGACGTACAGGATATTCTTACTGAGACCGTGGGAGGCCGAGACTTCATCAAGCAGGACCTTCTCCGCGCCGTCTGGTACAACAGCGGCGGCCAGTCTCTGAACCTTTACCCCGGGCGCTTCGACCCCTCGAAGAACTATGAATATAAACAGGAGTCGAAACTGTATCTTTATGACTTGGCCCCCAATGACGGCGAATGGACGTCGGGCATGCACCCGGCCATTACTACAAAACCCGTGGATAAAGACAACGGCTACCGCGTCCTGCTGCCCGATTTCGACCATAAAGGAGGCAAGGGCTGGCTCTATCGCACAGGTGTGGTGCGCATGGACAAAGACGGCAATTTCAAGCTAGAGAACAATGGGTCGCGAAAAGCCAACGTCAAAGCGGGGAACGTCTATCCGACCGACACCACCGCGGGGCTCTTCGTCGACGGCGAGGAGACGGAGAGCTTCGTCGTCGCGCATATGAGGACGCCGGATGGGAAAGGCCAGCAACTCGGCGAGAATACCACCTACGACTGCTACCTCGAATTTTTGGACGGACGCCTGCTGGACAGCAATTCGCCGACAGGCAAGAGCCTTTATCTTGGTTATGCGCAAACGTCATACCCGACCGTCCGCGTCGCGGCGGGAGATTTCGACAACGACGGGCAGGCCTCCGAGGTCGCCTGCATCTTTTCCGGCCGCGGCAGCCAAGGCTATGTGTTCCAGATATATAAGGTCACACGCAACGCGGACGGCTCGTTCAGCACCAGCAAGCTTTACGAAGGCATCTTCGGGCACAGGGATAATCGCGGATATAACATCGACGGCTGCGACGTGGTGGCGGGGGACTTCAACGGCGACGGAAAGCAGGAGGTAGCGGCGGTCTTCAACGACCTTTACGGCGACAGCGGATACGCGACGGTACAGATCGTCTACCACGACGGCGGCGGCTTCAAATCTGAGTGGAACTATGTACGGGACGACGGTGACCACCGGCTGGGCGGCACGAGCACATCGTTATATCATAAATACTACGGCCTGCTCGCCGCCGCCGGCGACCTGGACGGCGACGGGAGGGACGAGATCGTCTACGCCGCGCCGCTCTACGGCGACTCGCTCCAACAGGGGAATATCCTCCTCTCCGTGTGGGGAGCGGACACAAAGCACCACCCCTCTGAAAAGTACCTAATGAGGACGGACAACTACACCAACCCCGACTGCTACGCGCTCAGGAGCCTCTCCCTCGCGGCCGCGCCGCTCTCCGGGCAGGTGAACGCAAATGGGATGCCCTGCGACAACGTGCTTCTGTCCAGAGCGACACATGATTACAATGGCAATATTACAGGAGACTACCTCTGGCTCTACAAGAGCAGGCTCTCCGGTACGAGCTTCGTAGGATTTCAGGATGGAGATCGGCTATCCCATGGACCCAGCGGCTACGCGGCGGGGCTGATGACGGCGGACTTCGCGAGGGAATCCCTGTTCCTGGGCCAGCCGACCCACATGGTCGTGCGGCAGAGAAAGAGTTACGCGACGATCATGCAGACGCCGCCATACCACGTCGACTACATAACCGCGCCGTGGAGCGAATCAAATGACCCCGCGCTCACAAATTTCTCATACGCGGGCAGCAGCGTGACATATAAGAAAGACGACACGGAGAGTCAGACGAAAGACATCGCCTTTAACGTGCGGCAGTTCGCCGAGCGCGGCGTAGAGGCCAGCGTCAGCGCAACGGCGAAGGTAAAGAAGCTGGCTGGCTTCTCATTCGGCGGCAATGCCTCGCTCGGCTGGAAGAGGGGTACCTCCCAGTCGCTCAGCATGGCGAACGAAAGCAAGATCTCGACCGCCGCGGAGATAAGCTCAGCCACCGACACCTCCGACAGCCTCATGTTCTACAAGGCGGACTTCCACATCTGGCGCTACCCCGTGATCGCCCCCGCGCCGGAAGGATTTTTCGACGAAACGAAGCCCCTCAATGATCCCTTCAACGGCACGATCTCCGTGACGGAGGACGGGACGCAGTATTTCACCTGCACAATGTCGGACATGACGACGCGCGTGCAGGGAGACGCGGGGCAGAGTTCGCAGTTCGACGACTATAACCCGATACACGAGGAGGGCAACCTTTTCTCATATCCGACAACGATAGAGGGCACCCCCGGCTACGCGGATAAACAGGCGGAACTTTCGCTGGCGCTAGAAAAGACGCTTGGCGGCAACTACACGGAGGAGCTCACCTTCTCCCAGCAGGTGACGGATATCACAAGTCTCAAGACTATCGCGAAGAACCAGCGAAACGGGAGCCTGTCCCTCAACATCGGGTGGCCTAAAATAGCCTCTGGCTCTCTCTCCGCGAGCGGCACGGCTGGGCAGGAGATCGGGGACAGCAGCTCTTTCACCAAGTCCTACCAGTCATCGGAAGGGTTCAAGGCCAGCTTGGTCTCACCAAAGCTGGGATTCAACGCCGACTACGTGTCCTACCTCATGAAGATGCGGGCCTACGCCGACGCCGCGGGCGTGATGAACATGGCCTTCGCGGTCGACCTCGCGGACAACAAGAACGCCTGGCTCTGGCGTACCACGGGAAACGGCTCCGTCTACGCGCAGAAACCGGACCCCTCGTTAATACTCCCCACCCGTTACAGCCGCTACAAGGACAGCGAAGATCTGATCAAGTGGACCGTCAATCTCGATGAACGCTCCGCGACACAGATACGCGGCATCCGGTTCTACGACAACGACAATCTGGCCGAAACGACCTCATCGCTGCGGCGGGGCGGGAACTACGCGATCAGCATACCCATATATAACGCTAGCTTCGTCGACGCTGGGAACGTCACAGTAGAGATGGGATATACCGACGAGAGCGGCGCGAAACAGAGCATCGGCCGCCGCACAGCCGCGCTGAAGGGCTGGAGGGAGAATACGGAGGACAACAAGGCCGTGGTCTCCTTCGACTGGACCGTTCCCGCCGGCATGACTGAGGGTAACTATGATTTTTACTTCCAGATCGACCCGGACAACGAAATCGACGAAATACACAAAAATTGGAACGCCAGCGCAGGCGACGCGAACTATGACCCGGGCGGCAACAACAAAGGACGCTATCCCTTTGCCGTGACCGCGGGGGATAAGGCCGCCTCGGACGCCGCGACCGGCACAATAGCGGCGGAATTATTCTCGATAATGGTCGACGGCATGAGTTTCACCGAGTTCCGCGACTCGCTCACCGGTAAGACGGAGGACTTCCGCGCCTATGGAACGGTGACCTTCAACGGAGACAAACCGCTGCACAACGTATACGTCGAGGTGACGGCGCGCGACACAAAGAATGGCACGACACAGGAGCGGCTCGTCGCCAACCGTTATATTCCGGCGGTCTTCCCCGGCGCCGCGAGAGACTTTTCCTTCATTGTCTCGCCGTCGAAGCTGGAAGGACTCCGTCTGACGGTCGCGATCCGCTGCGACGAGGGCTATATCTCCTTCGAGAAGAAGCCAAGCGGCGGCGGTGGTGGCGGCGGCTGCAATACCGGCTGGGGCGCGGCGGCGCTGCTCCTGGCCCTGGCGCTCCTCTTCCGGCCGCGTCGGCGGGCTGATTAGAGGCGAAGCGGCAGAGGTTTTGCCGGACCACTGACGGGAGAATCACCTACAGAGGCGCGGCCGCCGGGTTTACCTCAGCGGCCGCGCCCTTTATACAGAGCGCCCTTCCGGGCCGGAGGACGGCCCTCCGCCCGCGGGTGACGGGCGCGTGGTTTACACAGGCGCGTAATGTTCGGAAAATATGTATAATATCTATATTGGCATTGACATTATACACCGGCAGCACATAAAAAATATCGCCGCAGCCTGTAAAGAGGGAATATAATTGGAGCGGGAAGGGGAGACGACGACGATGTTATTCAACGAGAAGCTGAGTGCGGTAAAGGGACTTTTAAAGACGACCAACGTCGCGCTGGCACGCGCCGCCGGCATCGACGCCTCCTGCGTCTGCCGCTGTGTGAACGGCAGTTATGTGCCGTCGAAAAACAGCCGGATATTAAGCTGCATCACCAACGGCGTTGTAAAGCTGGCTGATGAAAAGAGAGCCGCGGCGCTGTACGGACTGTGCGGCGGCGAAGCGGGGCGGATGCTGCGCGAGGCGCTCTTTGCATGGTTCAGCGCGGATGATTCTGGGCTGAAAAAAGAGCGCGCCGTAAGGAAAAGGTCCGCGCCGCAGCTCGATAAAAAAACTAAGAGGGCGGAGAGCGCCCTGCTCGCCGCCAAGCTGAATTTCCTCATGGAGCAGCTGGGCGTCTCAAACGCGGCGCTGGCCCGCTATGTGAACGTCGACGCCTCGGCGATATCGCGCTACCGCGCGGGCAAGCGCTCCCTAAGCTCCCATGCGGAAATTTTACCGGAATTCTGCCGCTATTTCGCCTTTCTCTCCCGTTCACAGAAGCTGCCGGAGCCCCTGGCCTCAGAACTACGCTTCGGGGAAGAGGATGAGGAGTCGGCGGCGGCAAAATTTTTGGAATGGTTCAGAAAAGACGACGCCTCCCATCTGGCTCTGACGCGAGGCTTTCTCGACGGTATCGCGGAGGCGGCGGAGATACCGCAGGCGCAGCGCCAGACGCAGTTTGGGAAGGCGGCGGGCGGCAAAGGTTTGAGCGTCGCGGAGGAGATGTTCCTCGGAGGCGGCGCCGTCCAACGGGCCTTTGCCAGATTCACGGAGAGCGCGCTTGATTCGGGAAAGGGGCGGACGATATACTTTTACGCCGCAGATTCCGGCGGGCTCGGCGGCGGCTTCGCCGGATTGTGGAGTTCACTGGCCTCGGAGCTGATCGCCGCCGGAAACAGGATAAAGGTGATCCACCAGCTCGATTTTAATGTTGAGGGGATGTTCCGCGCCGTCGAGCCGTGGCTGCCACTCTACCTATCCGGACAGGTGGAGCCCTTTTATCTCACGAAGCCGCACCGCTCGCTCATGAACGAGTTTGTCGGCGTAGCGGAGGGGCTTTCGACCCTCTATTTCTCTAACGCGGACAACGACAGCCAAGAGGCGGCGGCTTTTTTCACCCAAAATGGAGACAAGGCAGCGGTCATAAAGGGCCGTATCGCACACCTGCTCGCCTCCGCAAAGCCGCTGCTGGAGATATATACGAGGGACAATCTGGAAAAGCTGTACGGCGACCTTGACCACCATCTGCACGCCGACGGTGATATTGTGAAGGTCATGCCGCTCCTTTCGCTGGAGACGATGCCGGAGCAGCTGGCGGAGAAGATCTTCGACGCCCACGGCATCACGGGAAACGAGCGCGCCCTCTTCGACAGGTATTACCGCGAGAGGAGAGCGACCTTCCTCTCATCCCTGCGCGAGGTGAACGTAACGGAGATATACCCTCGCTTCTCCGAGGACGAGGCAGCGGCGGGAAAGATAACGATGCGTCGTCCCTGGCTCTCAGAGGGCGAGCATTCGCTCTATTCACCCGCCGAGTACAGGGAACACATGGAGGCGATGGCGGCGCTGGAGAGGGAGCACGCCAATTACCGGCGCGTATTCTTCCGCGATTTCCCCTTTAAGAATATGGATATAATCTCCAAGCAGGGGCAGGCCGTCTATGTGATAAAAAACGGCGCCCCGATGACGGCCTTTTCTTTCCTGCACTCGCATATGAATTATGTGCTGGAGAGGTACATAGAGCGATTCACGCGCTGACGCCGCGGCACGGGGAAAACAAAACCAACGCCTCTAGGCTCCGGCTCGGAGGCCGGAGCGACGGGACAGAACCAACCCCGCCCCTATCCGTCACTCCGGGCTTGACCCGGAGTCCGGCGGTTTTTCTTTTATCACGGCACGGCGAAGACACAATGTTCAGGCGCAGTGTTTTTTTTGCGGTTTTTCATGTGTGAATTTAATCACAAAATGTTCTTTTCTGGTAAAATATAGGCTGTGGTGATAACTTTATTTGGGAGGGATGCGGATTGACAGAGGTCGTGATTTGCGTCGGAAGTTCCTGTCATCTTAAGGGAGCGCGCCGTGTCGTGGAAGGGCTGACAAAGCTGGTGACGGAACAAGGGCTTACCGAAAAGGTAAAGCTCTCCGGTTCGTTCTGCATGGGGCGCTGCGAAGAGGCGGGCGTATCTGTCAAGGTAAACGGCGAGATCCACTTTGTGGACCCCGATCAGATAAAAGAGTTTTTTGACAATGTGATAATAGGTGGTAATCGGTAATGAAGTATATCAATGTCGCGGAGGCAAACTGCAAGAACTGTTATAAGTGCCTTAAAGTCTGCCCCGTAAAGTCGATCAAGTACAGCGACAATCACGTCGAGGTGCTTGAAAATGAGTGTATTCTCTGCGGCCGCTGCATACGCAACTGCCCGCAGCACGCGAAGTCTCTGGTGAACGATATCAGCGGCCTTAAATAGGCCATACGAGCGGCAAACGCATCCGCAGGCTTGCCCCCTGAGGTAATTTCAAATGTTCGCCAAGGCGAACAGGGGGCGGCGCGCGAGAGCCGCCGCAGGAAGGTCGCGGCGCTCGCCCCCTCCTATATCGCCTCTTTTGGTACGGAGAACCGTTTCCGCATCGCGGGAGCGCTTCAAAGCCTCGGCTTTGACGCCGTGGAGGAGACCTCCGTCGGCGCGCACGCCGTCACCAAGGAGTACGCGCGTATTCTTGAGAGCGATGAGATGGACAATATGATAACAACCTGCTGCCCCTCCGTCGTATTTCTCGTGTAGAAGTATTTTCCGAAGCTGACGCCGCAGCTCGCCCAGGTGCTTTCACCGATGGAGGCGCACGGCGAGTTCCTGCGCCGTAAGTACGGCGACGACGCGCTGATCGTCTTTTTCGCCCCCTGTATCTCAAAGATAGAGGAGGCGCGCGTCTCCGAGAAGCGTTATATCGACGGCGTAATCACCTTCAAACAGCTTTCGCGCTGGTTCGTGAAGGAAGATATCGAACTTGAAAAGTGCGCCGAGGGCTATTTCGGCAACGACCCGAGCTCTTCGGCGATTTACCCGATATTCGAAGGCATCGTGAAAGACGTCCGCGCCAACCTCCCCGAGGACTCCCACGTATTCAATAAATATAACTTTATCAGCGTCCAGGGGGCGAAGGACGTCATCGAGCTGCTGGAGGAGATCAGCGAAGGGCGCATCCACAACTGTTTCATTGAGGCAAGCACCTGCTACGGCAGCTGCATCAACGGCCCGGAGAAGCCAGATACGGAATATCACCCCATCAGCACCGGCATCGACATGATGCGCTATCTGCGCGCGGACAGGGATATCCGCGAGGCGGACCTCTCCTCGCTGGACCTGAGCCGCCGCATCCTGCCCGACCCGGTGAAGGAGGATATCCCCGACGAGGAGACGATACGCTCGATACTGGCACAGATAGGCAAGACGCAGCCCTCGCACGAGCTGAACTGCGGCAGCTGCGGCTACCGTACCTGCCGCGACAAGGCGATCGCCGTGTATCAGAATAAGGCGGAACTCTATATGTGCCTGCCCTATATGAGCCAGATATCGGAGACGCTTGCAAACGTCACCCTCTCCGTAAGCCCCGACTATATCATCGCCGTGGACCGCGATCTGCGCGTGAAAGAGTGTAATCTCGCGGCGCAGCATCTTCTCAAGATGACGAAAAACGAAGTCGTGGGACGCCGTATCGACGAATTCCTCGACCCGCTGGATTTCGCGCTCGCGGTCGGCGAGGAGAGGAACGTGCCGCTTCATAAGGTGAGCTACAATGAGCGCGGCATCACCGTCAACCAGACCGTCATCTATATTCCGGAGCAGGGGCTCGCGATCGCCTTCCTCCACGACGTCACGAGGCAGGAGCAGGAGACGGAGTCTATCAACAAGCTGAAGCTGGAGACGATGGAGATGGCGCAGAACGTCATCGACAAGCAGATGACGGTCGCCCAGGAGATCGCGAGCCTGCTCGGAGAGATGACGGCCGAGACCAAGGTGACGCTGACGAAGCTGAAGGACCTGATCGTCTATGACGGAAATAACGGCAATGGATAGTATATGTATAGACGCCTGTTATAACAGCCTGATAAAGAAGAACGAAGAGCTCTGCGGCGACCGCGTGCAGGTGATAAACTCGCC
The sequence above is a segment of the Cloacibacillus sp. genome. Coding sequences within it:
- a CDS encoding VCBS repeat-containing protein → MRGEGKFLRRLLGTFCLFFIIVTAAGADPVKINGKKLDDVQDILTETVGGRDFIKQDLLRAVWYNSGGQSLNLYPGRFDPSKNYEYKQESKLYLYDLAPNDGEWTSGMHPAITTKPVDKDNGYRVLLPDFDHKGGKGWLYRTGVVRMDKDGNFKLENNGSRKANVKAGNVYPTDTTAGLFVDGEETESFVVAHMRTPDGKGQQLGENTTYDCYLEFLDGRLLDSNSPTGKSLYLGYAQTSYPTVRVAAGDFDNDGQASEVACIFSGRGSQGYVFQIYKVTRNADGSFSTSKLYEGIFGHRDNRGYNIDGCDVVAGDFNGDGKQEVAAVFNDLYGDSGYATVQIVYHDGGGFKSEWNYVRDDGDHRLGGTSTSLYHKYYGLLAAAGDLDGDGRDEIVYAAPLYGDSLQQGNILLSVWGADTKHHPSEKYLMRTDNYTNPDCYALRSLSLAAAPLSGQVNANGMPCDNVLLSRATHDYNGNITGDYLWLYKSRLSGTSFVGFQDGDRLSHGPSGYAAGLMTADFARESLFLGQPTHMVVRQRKSYATIMQTPPYHVDYITAPWSESNDPALTNFSYAGSSVTYKKDDTESQTKDIAFNVRQFAERGVEASVSATAKVKKLAGFSFGGNASLGWKRGTSQSLSMANESKISTAAEISSATDTSDSLMFYKADFHIWRYPVIAPAPEGFFDETKPLNDPFNGTISVTEDGTQYFTCTMSDMTTRVQGDAGQSSQFDDYNPIHEEGNLFSYPTTIEGTPGYADKQAELSLALEKTLGGNYTEELTFSQQVTDITSLKTIAKNQRNGSLSLNIGWPKIASGSLSASGTAGQEIGDSSSFTKSYQSSEGFKASLVSPKLGFNADYVSYLMKMRAYADAAGVMNMAFAVDLADNKNAWLWRTTGNGSVYAQKPDPSLILPTRYSRYKDSEDLIKWTVNLDERSATQIRGIRFYDNDNLAETTSSLRRGGNYAISIPIYNASFVDAGNVTVEMGYTDESGAKQSIGRRTAALKGWRENTEDNKAVVSFDWTVPAGMTEGNYDFYFQIDPDNEIDEIHKNWNASAGDANYDPGGNNKGRYPFAVTAGDKAASDAATGTIAAELFSIMVDGMSFTEFRDSLTGKTEDFRAYGTVTFNGDKPLHNVYVEVTARDTKNGTTQERLVANRYIPAVFPGAARDFSFIVSPSKLEGLRLTVAIRCDEGYISFEKKPSGGGGGGGCNTGWGAAALLLALALLFRPRRRAD
- a CDS encoding helix-turn-helix transcriptional regulator, which translates into the protein MEREGETTTMLFNEKLSAVKGLLKTTNVALARAAGIDASCVCRCVNGSYVPSKNSRILSCITNGVVKLADEKRAAALYGLCGGEAGRMLREALFAWFSADDSGLKKERAVRKRSAPQLDKKTKRAESALLAAKLNFLMEQLGVSNAALARYVNVDASAISRYRAGKRSLSSHAEILPEFCRYFAFLSRSQKLPEPLASELRFGEEDEESAAAKFLEWFRKDDASHLALTRGFLDGIAEAAEIPQAQRQTQFGKAAGGKGLSVAEEMFLGGGAVQRAFARFTESALDSGKGRTIYFYAADSGGLGGGFAGLWSSLASELIAAGNRIKVIHQLDFNVEGMFRAVEPWLPLYLSGQVEPFYLTKPHRSLMNEFVGVAEGLSTLYFSNADNDSQEAAAFFTQNGDKAAVIKGRIAHLLASAKPLLEIYTRDNLEKLYGDLDHHLHADGDIVKVMPLLSLETMPEQLAEKIFDAHGITGNERALFDRYYRERRATFLSSLREVNVTEIYPRFSEDEAAAGKITMRRPWLSEGEHSLYSPAEYREHMEAMAALEREHANYRRVFFRDFPFKNMDIISKQGQAVYVIKNGAPMTAFSFLHSHMNYVLERYIERFTR
- a CDS encoding (2Fe-2S) ferredoxin domain-containing protein; the encoded protein is MWEGCGLTEVVICVGSSCHLKGARRVVEGLTKLVTEQGLTEKVKLSGSFCMGRCEEAGVSVKVNGEIHFVDPDQIKEFFDNVIIGGNR
- a CDS encoding 4Fe-4S dicluster domain-containing protein, with amino-acid sequence MKYINVAEANCKNCYKCLKVCPVKSIKYSDNHVEVLENECILCGRCIRNCPQHAKSLVNDISGLK
- a CDS encoding PAS domain-containing protein, translated to MSQISETLANVTLSVSPDYIIAVDRDLRVKECNLAAQHLLKMTKNEVVGRRIDEFLDPLDFALAVGEERNVPLHKVSYNERGITVNQTVIYIPEQGLAIAFLHDVTRQEQETESINKLKLETMEMAQNVIDKQMTVAQEIASLLGEMTAETKVTLTKLKDLIVYDGNNGNG